In Caulobacter sp. X, the sequence GATTTATAGATAGACCCAAACGGGTCTTATCAACGCGCCGCCCGCGTGGCGAAGCGTCGATCCTCAACATGATCTCGCCAGGGCGCCGGCGGCCTTGGAAACGAGCTCGCGCCCATGCCTATGGCGATCTCGGCGCTTGGAGCCGAAGCGGGGGATATGTCCGTGGCCGTGGCCCAACGCCGCGCGTCCTCGCGCGGCTTGAACGTCTCGCCTATATAGCGCCCCGATGGATGACGGCTCGCCAGGCGCCGAGCGGCAGGTTCCCAGAGTCCGCCATTTTCGTGTAGGCCATGCGTACGGTGAAATGTCGGAACATAGAGAAGACATGGGCGCCTTCAGGTGCGGCCTTCGGACTTCGCCGCTCTTAATGCATTGAATCTGCGATAAAAATGACGCCTTTCGAAGCCATAGATTCTCCGTCGCGCCGATGATGGATTGGTGTATTTTTACATAAAAATCAATAACTTATTCCGCATATTGTGCGCGAATTGCACACGCGCATTTGCGCTTTTCTTCGGCTTCGTCGGGCGAGCAGACGGTTTGCGTTCGGTTGTTGCACTCTTGTTCTCCTTCCATGAGACGAACCATGTCGGGCTCCTGATGATCGAGGGAGGTCGGCCGTGGCGTCGAAGCGCTACCAAAACCGAGGACTGCGGACCTACTGGGCGGTCCACATCGAGGCCTGGCGGCTGAGCGGTCTGTCGCGCGCGGCGTACTGCGGCGAGCACCAGCTCAAACCCGGCGTCTTCAGCAGTTGGCTGAAGAAGATCGGTGACGCCGACGCCTTGCAGCACAAGCCTTCGAGCAAGCGAAAGCCTCCGCCGCGACGCTCCGCCAGCGAGGTCCGCAACAGGGCCGTGCAGGCGTTCTGGGCCATGCACGTCGAGGCCCAACTGTGGAGCGGACTGAGCGCCGCAGAGTACGCCAGCGCCCATCGACTGACACCGTCGTCGCTGCGTCAGTGGCGTCAACGCCTGGACGAAGACCCCCTTGGGATCGATTGGCGAGAGCTCGTTCATCCCAGCGCCCGCCCGTATGTGGGCCCCAGACGAAGCACTAGTGCTAAGGCCCGGACGCCGGAATCCGGCTTGACGGGCGCGACCAGGACCGTCCGCGACGGTGATGGTCGGAGTAGCCGCCGGACGTTCAACGACGAGCAAAGGCGCGCCATCGTCGCCGAGACACAGGCGCCCGGCGCCACGGTCAGCGCGGTGGCCAGGAAGCACGGCGTGGTCACCAGCATGGTGTTCCGGTGGCGCGCCCAGATGGGCCTTGGCCAGGACCAGCGCGCCCGGCTGGCTCGCGTTCGCCTGGTTGGCGAAGGCCTCAAGGCAGCGGGCCAGGCGCCCACGGCGGGCATCCCCTTGCCCATTCCCGAAGGCGCGGTGGCGGTCGATCTTGGCGACGGACGCCGGGTCTTCGCGCCGCCCGGGAGCGATCCGGACGAGGTCCGACGGTACGTGGCCCAGCGGGAGGCGGCGCGATGATGATCATCCCCTCCGGCGTGAAGGTGCATCTGGCGCTGGGTCAAACCGATATGCGCAAGGGCTTCGACGGCCTGTCGATGCTGGTGCAAGACCTGCTGAAGGAAGACCCGTTCTCGGGCCACTTGTTCGCCTTCCGGGGACGAAAGGCCGACACCATCAAGCTGCTCTACTGGGACGGAACGGGGCTGTGCCTGTTCACCAAGCGACTGCAACGCGGGCGCTTCATCTGGCCCCATATCACCACGCCAGGCGGCTGCGTCGTGCTCACGCCCGCACAACTGGCCATGCTGATCGAAGGCATCGACTGGCGGTTCCCAGAGCGCACCTGGAGGCCCGCCATCGCCGGCTGAAACCACGCCAAAACCCCTGTCAAATAAGGGGAAAGTGCTTGGTCGCGGACTCCGAAAATAGTAGAATCGGGCATGCGGCTGGATCTCGAAAACCTGCCTACCGACACGGCCTTGCTGCATCAGTTGGTGCGCGAAATGGCTGGCTTCGTCGGTGAGCGGGACGGCGAGATCGAGCGGCTCAAAGCCATCATCAAGCAGCTCCAGCGCGCCCAGTTTGGCCGCCGGTCCGAGCGCCTGGACGCCGATCAACTGGCGCTGGCCCTGGAGGATGTCGAGACCGATCTGGCCGCCGCCGAAGCGCGCCGGCCCGACATCCTGCCGGCGCCCGCGAGGGCTCAGCCCAAGCGCAAATCGCTCCCCGACCACCTGCCGCGCGAAGACCGGTTGATCGATATCGCCAGCCCGGTCTGCGCCTGCGGTGGCGCGCTGCACAGCATCGGCGAGAGCGTCAGCGAGATGCTGGACTGGGTCCCCGCGCAGATGCGGGTGATCCGGATCGTGCGCCCCAAGTATGCCTGCCGGGCCTGCGCCACGGTGGTCCAGGCGCCGGCGCCGGAGCGACCGATCGACGGCGGCCTGGCCACGCCAGCGTTGCTGGCCCAGGTGCTGGTCAGCAAATACTGCGACCACACCCCGCTCTATCGGCAGTCCAAGATCTTTGCTCGGCATGGCGTGGATCTGGAACGCTCGACACTGGCCGGCTGGGTCGGCGGAGCCTGTTGGTGGCTGCAAGCCCTGCACGACAGGCTGGCCGAAAACCTGTTCGCCAGCGGCCATCTGTTCGCCGACGATACGCCGATCCCGGTGCTGGATCCTGGCCGGGGCCGGACCAAAACCGGGCGCCTCTGGGCCTACACCCGTGATGATCGACCCTGGGGCGGACCCGAGCCGCCGGGCACGGTCTATGTCTATGCGCCGGACCGAAAGGGCGAGCGCCCGGCCGCCCATCTGGGCCGGTTCAAGGGCGTTCTCCAGGTCGATGGCTATGCCGGCTTCGAACCGCTGACGGCGTCCGGGGACGTCAAGCTGGCGGCCTGTTGGGCGCACACTCGGCGCAAGTTCTATGAGATCGCCGAGTCCACCAAGGCGCCCGTGGCCGTCGAGGCGTTGCGCCGGATCGGCGAGCTCTACGCCATCGAAGCCCAGGTGCGCGGCCAGTCGGCGGCGCTGCGACGGGCGGCGCGTCAGGAGTCTTCCCGTCCGTTGGTCGATGCCCTGCACGCCTGGTTCGAACGTCAGCTCACCCGCGTGCCGCCGCGCGGCGCCCTGGCCGAGGCCATTCGCTACGCCCTGGGCCGCTGGGACGCCCTCAGCCTGTTCCTCACCGATGGCCGCATCGACCTCGACAACAACCCCGTCGAGCGCGCGATCCGGCCTATCGCCCTGGGCCGCAAGAACCACCTGTTCGCCGGCTCGGACGGCGGCGGCGACCGCTGGGCCGTGGTCGGATCGCTGATCGAGACCGCCAAGATGAACGGCGTCGAGCCCTTCGCCTACCTGCGCGATGTGCTCGAGCGCATGGTCGACGGCCACCCCGTCAACCGCCTCGACGAGCTGCTGCCCTGGGCCTGGAAGAGCGGAAATCACGTCAACACCTGACCGACGTGCAGCGGCCGGACGCTTACAGCAGACGTGACTCATCGCCGACCTTGGGAAAGTCCGCTCACGGAAGAAGCGGGCTGAGACAAAAGCCGGCGAACCTGTCGCGACCTCTACTGACACGCAGCGCGACTGACGTATGCGGCTTGCTCCCGCCGAGGTTGGACGTTTGGCGTTCTTCGCAAGTGGGCCTCGCGCCGTGAGCGCGAGGCCCACCGGCCGTCAGTAGCGGAACTGACCGAAGATGCCGATCTCGTCGTACGTGCCTTGGCGCACGCCGCCGATGACGCCGTTCGAGGTCGACAGCGTGCCGTTCTCGACCTTGTCGTGCTTATAGGCGAGCGAGAAGTCGACGATCTTGGCCGGGCTGTAGGTCAGGCCGACGTTGTAATAGCCGTCCTTCTTGGCCGAGGCCGTGTCCTTGGTCGGCTTGACGTAGTCGTAGCGCGCGAAGGCGCCGAACTTGTCGTTGAACTGGTACGAGCCGAACACCGAATAGCCGTCGGCCTTGTCCGACACCGCGGTGGCGACATTGTTCCAGTTCTCGGTCGAGAAGTACTCGACGCCGACGCGGTAGGTCTTGGTCTTGTAGGCGGCCAGGGCGTTGAAGCGGTTGGCGGTGTGATAGGTCACCGAGCCCTGATTGTCCTTGCCCAGCTTGCCGCTGTAGCCGCCGACGGCCAGGATAACGTTGTCGAGCTGGGCGCTCAGGCGGCCTTCGACGTCCATGGTCTTGGCGCGGGTCGGGTTCTTGTAGCCGTTGCCGTCGACCACGGCGACCGCGTAGCTGAAGATCGGGCCAAGTTTGCCCGAGGCGTGCACGCCCCAGTCAGCCGAGGTGCCGAACTTGGTGCGGTCGATCAGGGTGTTTTCCACGTAGCGGTAGCCGTAGACGTCCTCGGCGAAGGGCACCCAGGGCAGGTCGGTCGAGCCAGCGCGGATCACAAGGGCGTCGCTGACCTTGGCCTGCAGGTAGGCCTTCTTGATGTAGAGTTCGGTCGCGCCGATCGCTGACGAATACTGGAAGTCGGTGGTGATGTTGGCCGAGAAGGTGTCGTTGAACTTGTGGTCGATGCCCACATAGAAGCGCTTGATGTCGAAGCCGTTGCCCGACGGGGCCTTCTTCACGCCGTCGACTTTGTTCGTGACGTTTGAGATGTCGTAGTACATGCGGCCGCTGACGACGGTGTCGTCGGCCCAGCTCTTCTTCGGCTTCGGCGTATTGGCCGCGACGGCGGTCTTCACCTGGTCCGGGATCATCTTGATCTGGCTGTCAGCGGCGGCCTGGACGGCCTGGACCTGGGTCGTGGCGGTCTCGGCCTGGGCCTGGGCCTGTTGCGCGGCGGCCGCCGTCTGGGCCTGGGCGGCTTCCTGAGCGTTCAGGCGGGCCGTCAGGGCCTCGATCTGGGCGCGCAGTTCGCGAATCTCGGCCTGGCTGGCGGCGGGCGCGGCCTTGGCCTTGCGCGGGGCGGCCTGCGAGGGCGCGGCGAGGCCGGCGGCCAGCATGACGCCCAGGGCGGCGCCGGCGCACAGAGACAATTTCGATTTCATGGAGGGTCCCCTTGTCCACCCGGTTGGTCGGGTTGGACAGGGGTGCTAGTCACGTTTCATGACAGTCTTATGTAATTTAAACTTACACTATCCGTAACGCGCCGCGCTTTGCGGCGCCTGTGGCGTTTGCGTCGCGGTACGGAGCCGGAGGATCTCCTCGATGCTCTTGGGGGAGCGTCGGAAGATCAAGCCGATGCGCCGCGCTGTCAGCCCCGAGGCGGCCAGACGTTTGATCTCGGCGATGTCGCCGGCCGACAGCGGCGCGAGGGCTCCGCCGCGGCGCGGGCTGCGGGCGGCGGGTGATTCCGGCCTGGCC encodes:
- a CDS encoding IS66 family transposase: MRLDLENLPTDTALLHQLVREMAGFVGERDGEIERLKAIIKQLQRAQFGRRSERLDADQLALALEDVETDLAAAEARRPDILPAPARAQPKRKSLPDHLPREDRLIDIASPVCACGGALHSIGESVSEMLDWVPAQMRVIRIVRPKYACRACATVVQAPAPERPIDGGLATPALLAQVLVSKYCDHTPLYRQSKIFARHGVDLERSTLAGWVGGACWWLQALHDRLAENLFASGHLFADDTPIPVLDPGRGRTKTGRLWAYTRDDRPWGGPEPPGTVYVYAPDRKGERPAAHLGRFKGVLQVDGYAGFEPLTASGDVKLAACWAHTRRKFYEIAESTKAPVAVEALRRIGELYAIEAQVRGQSAALRRAARQESSRPLVDALHAWFERQLTRVPPRGALAEAIRYALGRWDALSLFLTDGRIDLDNNPVERAIRPIALGRKNHLFAGSDGGGDRWAVVGSLIETAKMNGVEPFAYLRDVLERMVDGHPVNRLDELLPWAWKSGNHVNT
- the tnpB gene encoding IS66 family insertion sequence element accessory protein TnpB (TnpB, as the term is used for proteins encoded by IS66 family insertion elements, is considered an accessory protein, since TnpC, encoded by a neighboring gene, is a DDE family transposase.); translated protein: MMIIPSGVKVHLALGQTDMRKGFDGLSMLVQDLLKEDPFSGHLFAFRGRKADTIKLLYWDGTGLCLFTKRLQRGRFIWPHITTPGGCVVLTPAQLAMLIEGIDWRFPERTWRPAIAG
- a CDS encoding transposase, with protein sequence MASKRYQNRGLRTYWAVHIEAWRLSGLSRAAYCGEHQLKPGVFSSWLKKIGDADALQHKPSSKRKPPPRRSASEVRNRAVQAFWAMHVEAQLWSGLSAAEYASAHRLTPSSLRQWRQRLDEDPLGIDWRELVHPSARPYVGPRRSTSAKARTPESGLTGATRTVRDGDGRSSRRTFNDEQRRAIVAETQAPGATVSAVARKHGVVTSMVFRWRAQMGLGQDQRARLARVRLVGEGLKAAGQAPTAGIPLPIPEGAVAVDLGDGRRVFAPPGSDPDEVRRYVAQREAAR